The region GGATGGTCGTACGGAGCTCTCACGCCACCTCGTGGCCCACGCTCGGCGCGGACCTCGGACGCCGCGCCCGCGGCCAGCAGGGCGCAGCACGCCACCCCCCACCCAGCGCGAACTCGACTTCGGGTTCCCTCGCGACGCACGGGCACTCCTCCGAGGCCGGTACAGCAGCTGCCGTGCCGTGCGGCGTCATCCAGGATCTCGCCTCATTACACCGACTCCGGGGCATCGGGCCGGGACCGGGGTTGCCGAAATCCAGCGAGGTGCTGGATGGCCCCGCCACCCCCTTTTTGCCCGGGGCTCGTCCCGCATGGTACCCATGAGCCATGCAGCTCGACGAGGCGGTGGACCTGTTCCTCGTGCACCTCAAGGTCGAGCGCAACCTGAGCCCCAACACGGTGAGCGCCTACGCGAGCGACCTCGCGCAGTTCGCGCGCTTTTGCCAGGATCGCGGGCTTCGCGAGCTCGAGGCGGTGGACGGACAAGCGGTGCTGGACCACCTGATGCGGCTGTCTCGCGCCCGACGGGCGGTGCGCAGCCAAGCCCGCGGGCTCGTCGCGCTGCGCGGCTTCTTCAAGTATCTGCGCCGCGAAAAACACCTCTCGGTGGACCCTACCGCCGTCGTGGACCTGCCCAAGGTGGGCCGGAAGCTGCCCGAGGTGCTGTCGCTCGGGGACGTGGAACGCCTCCTCGCCGCACCGGATGCAAACCAGCCCCTCGGCCTGCGCGACGCCGCAATGCTCGAAGTGCTCTACGCCACGGGCCTGCGCGTCAGCGAACTCTGCGGCTTGAAGCTTGCCGACCTGGACCTCGAGCGCGGCTGTCTCCGCACTCTCGGAAAGGGGCGTAAGCAGCGGCTCGTACCTCTCGGCGAGGCGGCGGTGCTCATCCTCCGGCGGTACCTGGTGGAGGTCCGCCCCCCCCTGGACCGCTCGCAAGACGGCCATGTCTTTCTGAGTCGCCTCGGTGGCCCCCTCACGAGGCAGGCCTTCTGGAAGTCCATCAAGGCCTACGCGTTGAAGGCGGACATCACGCAGCGCATCACACCCCACAAGCTGCGGCACTCCTTCGCCACGCACCTCCTCGAGCGGGGAGCTGACCTCCGGGCAGTCCAAGCCATGTTAGGCCACGCCGACATCTCCACCACCCAGATCTACACCCACGTGAGCCGAGCGCACCTCCTCCAGGTCTACCGGCGCCACCACCCTCGGGCCTGACCCCTCCCAGCGGGCCCCGGCAACTACACGATCGCTGCGTTTTTCACGACTTAGGACGCCCCAAACGGCGTTTGACTTCGCTCCGACCGGCCAACATAATACCCCGTCCCGCCCCGCCCCGGCGGTCGAGGCAAGCCCCGGTGTTAAACCTGTCCCTCGAGCGGATCCGCGAAGCGGTCGTCTTCCTGATCGCGCTCATCCTCTCCATCGCCGTACACGAGTTCGGCCACGCCCTCGTGGCGGACAAGCTCGGGGACCGCACGCCGCGCTACCAGGGCCGCGTCACCCTCAACCCTCTCGCGCACGCGGACCTCTTCGGCACGATCATCTTTCCCCTCGTCGGGCTGCTCATGCAGGCCCCCATTCTCTTCGGCTGGGGAAAGCCCGTCCTGGTCAACCCAGCGGCCTTCACCCGCAAGCTCCGGCAGAAGATCGGCCATCTCCTCGTCGCGGCCGCCGGCCCGGCGATGAACGTCGTCCTCGCGCTCCTCGTCACGTTGATCTACTTCGTGGTCCTCGCCACGGGGATCGTCAAACCCTTCGGTGAGCTCGCCCGCGGGATCGAACACGTCATCGGGCTCAACTGGGTGCTGGTCTTCTTCAACCTCATCCCGTGCCCTCCCCTCGACGGCGGCGCGGTGCTGGCGGGCCTGCTTCCCGACCGCTACAACCACGTCAACGAGTTCCTCCGGCAGTACGGCTTCATCATCCTCATCGGGCTCCTCGTCACCGGCCTCACCTCCATCTTCGTGCGGCCCGCGCTCTACCTCACCACGGCGTCGATCCGCCTGGTCTACTCCCTGCTCGCCTGATCCCATGAGCGATCATCCCGAGGCGGACGAGTATCAGGTAGAGCTCCCGGAGTTCGAGGGGCCGCTGGATCTCTTGCTTCACCTGGTGAAGCGCCACGAGCTCAACATCGTGGAGATCCCCATCGCCTTCATCACCGAGAAGTACCTCGAGTACCTGGACCTGATGCGGCAGCTCAACCTGGACGTCGCTGGCGAGTACCTGCTCATGGCGGCGACGCTCGCCCACCTGAAGTCGCGCGAGCTGCTGCCCCGCCAGGACGACCTAGCTCCCGAAGAGAACGAAGACCCCGACGCTCCCGATCCGAAGCACGAGCTCATCCGGCGCTTGCTCGAGTACCAACGCTACAAGGACGCCGCCGAGCAGATCTCGAATCGCCCCACCCTAGGGCGCCAGGTCTTCCCGCGGGGCGTCGCCATGGAGCCGGTGGATCCCTCGGAGCTCCCGCTGCAGGAGGTAGGGACCTTCGCCCTCATCGCGGCGCTCAACGAGGTGCTACAACGCAGCCAGGTCAAGCTGAGCTACGACGTGGTCATCGACCACATCTCCATCAGCGACCGGATCAACTCCATCGTGGATCGGCTGGCAGTGAGCACCACGGTCCCCTTTCTCCAGTGCTTCGACCTGAAGGCCCCCGGGCCTCAACTGCGCCACGAAATCGTCGTGACCTTCCTCGCGATCCTCGAGATGGCGAAGCTGCGCATGGTGCGCATTCTGCAGAACGCGCAGGACGGCGAGATCCTGATCGCCCGCGCCGGCGAGCTCCGGTCCGTCGAGGCCGAGGTCGAGAAGCAATACAGCTAAAAGGGGTGGGGCCACCAGGCGCCGTCCGCTCGATAGAGGAAACGCATCATGCAGCTCAAGTCGATCCTGGAGGCCCTGATCTTCGCCGCCGACAAGCCGATCTCGGCGCGCCAGCTCAAGGAGCTCACGGGGGCCAAGCCGGCGGAGGTTAGCGAAACCCTCGAGCACATGGTGCACGAGTTCCAGAATTCGGGGATCCAGCTCGTGGAGCTGAGCGGGGGCTACCAGTTCCGCACCCACCCCGACTGCGGCACGTACGTGAAGCGTATGCTGGCCGGGCGGCCGGCGCGCCTCACCCGCCCGATGGTCGAGACCCTCGCCATCGTGGCCTACCGCCAGCCCATCACCCGACCCGAGATCGAGGAGATCCGCGGCGTGGACTGCGGCGGCACGATGCGCGTCCTGATGGAGCGCAATCTGGTTCGCGTGCTCGGCAAGAAGGAGGAGCCCGGCCGTCCCGTGCTCTTCGGCACCACCAAACACTTCCTCGAGTTCTTCAACTTGAAGGATCTGCGCGAGCTGCCGACGCTCAAAGAGTTCACCGAACTGTCGGAAGAGCACCAGGCGCAGTTCGACGACATGTATGGCGGCCGCTCGGCCGAGGACAAGGTCTCCGTCCCCGTCTCCGACGAGGTCGGGACCGCCGAGCCGGAATCCCTCGCGGACGGCGTGCCCCCCGACGGGGGAGCCGAAGTCGCCCAGGCGGCGGAGGCCTTCGACGCGGCGACGCCGGGCGACGCGTTCGCGGCGACGCCCGGGGCCGAGGAGCAGCTCTCCGAGCACGCGGTCCCCGAGTGCGCGCCAGCGAACGACGGAACGAGCGAGGACCCGGCGTTTGCTGGGGCCCAGGCCGCCGTCGACAGCGCGGTGAGCGCCGTGGAGGAGCTTGCCGCGGCCTCTACAGGAGAGCCGGCCCCTCTTCAGCCCGCCCCGCCGCCCGCGCGCCCCGCCTGGTCCGAGGAGGAAGACGACGAAGCGCTCGACGCGCTGGACCGGGCCATCGCGCGTGCCGAGGAGGTCCTTGCCACCTCGCAGCCCCCCCGCGCCGCCCAGACGCCGGCCGCTTCCGGCACCGGCCCGGACACGTCCGACCCACCGGCGGTGGACTAGTCCCCCATGTCCGAAGCGCGCCTCAGACTCCAGCATTTCCTCGCCCAGGCGGGCGTGGCCTCGCGCCGCAAGGCGGAGGAGCTCATCCTCGCCGGCCGCGTCGCGGTGAACGGGAAGGCCGTGACCGAGCTCGGCACGAAGGTCGACCCGACCGCCGACCGCGTGACGGTAGACCGCGAGCGCGTCCTCCCCGAAGCGCACGCCTGGATCGTCCTCAACAAGCCCCGCGGTGTGATGTGCACCACCCGCGACCCGGAAGGGCGAACCACGGTGATGGACCTCCTCGGCGAGACGGGGAGTCGCCTCTACCCCGTCGGGAGGCTGGACTACCTGACCGAGGGGGCACTGCTCGTCACGAACGACGGCGCTCTCGCCGAGGCGCTCATGCACCCGCGCAATCGCATCCCGCGGGTCTACCACGTCAAGGTTCACGGACTGATCTCGGTCGAGGCGCTCGAGCAGCTCCGCAAGGGGGTCCCCCTCGAGACCGGGGAGACGGTCGCCTCGGAGGTCTTCATCCTGACCACCACGGGCCAGCACAGCTGGCTGGAGATGACCATCCGGCAGGGCCTGAACCATCAGATCCACCGCATGATCGAAGCGGTGGGGACGCGCGTCCTCAAGTTGATACGCGTCGCCTTCGGCCCTCTGACCGTCGAGGGACTCCCCCCGGGCCGCTTCCGGCCCCTGGTACAGGCGGAGGTCGACGAGCTGCGGAAGGCCGTCGGGCTCAAGCGCGAGACGGTGCGGCCTCCCGCCGCGAGCGCCGAGCGTTACCGACGTCGGCCCCAGCCCCAGGAGGGACGCGCAAGAGAAGGCGACCGTGCCGCCACGGGCCTGCGCCGCAGGGACGCGTCGCGCCAGCGGCAACCGCTCCCTCGGTCACTCACCGACGAAAAGAAGCCGCCGCAGGAACGTCCGGCGCGTCAGACCGCCGCGCGACGGGCCGCCCCGGCCGACGCCAAGCGAGGCGCCGCTCTCCCGAAGGCCGCCGAGCGCCCTCGCTCCAAGGCGACCGCTGGACCGGGGGGCCACAAGCCGAGGAAGCCGACCGGCAAGGCGCCGCGCGCGCGCCGCCCGCCTCGCCGCGACTAAGTACTCCCCCCAGAGCCTACTTGGATTGACCACCCTGCGCGCGATGGTCTCTCCGCAGCCTGTCCAGCACCCCGTTCACGAAGCCAGCCGACTCGGTGCTCCCGAAGGCCTTCCCGAGCTCGATCGCCTCGTCGATCGCCACCTCCGCCGGGACCTCCGGGCACGCCATGATCTCGTACGCGGCGATCCGGAGGATGTTGCGGTCGATGCGGCTCATGCGGGCAAGCCGCCAGTTCTGAGACGCGGCCTCGATGGCACGATCGAGCTCGCGCAAACGATCCCGCACGCCGAGACACAGCTCGCCCGCGAAGTCGCGCACGTCTTGCTCGGCCTCGGGGTCCAGGTGCTCGAAGAAGTCGCGGACTCCCGCTTCCGCTCGAGAGAAATCGTCGACGGTGTCCAACTGGTAGAGGATCTTGAGGGCGGCCGCGCGGCCTGCCCGACGACTGCCCATGGCGTTCTCGCTATCTCGTGCCGCCAGCCCGGGCCGGCATCTGCTTCAGGAGGTTCGCCATCTCGATTGCGGCGACAGCGGCCTCGAAGCCCTTGTTCCCCGCCTTCGTGCCGGCGCGCTCGATCGCCTGCTCGAGCGTATCCGGGGTGAGCACCCCGTAGGCCACGGGCACGCCCGTCTGGAGCTGCACCTGCGCCATCCCCTTCGTGACCTCTGAGGCGATGTACTCGAAGTGCGGAGTCGCCCCGCGGATCACGGCCCCGAGGCAGATCACGGCGTCGAACTGCCCGCTCTCCGCCGCACGCTGGGCCGCGAGCGGGATCTCGTAAGCGCCGGGAGTTCTGAACACACTCGCGGCCTCGGCGTCACCTCCATGCCTGCGGACCGCATCCAGCGCTCCTTCGAGGAGCCGATCGGTGATGAAGGCGTTGAAGCGGCTCACCACGAGGGCAAACCGCAGCCCCGTCGCCGAGAGATGACCTTCTACTTCGCGTGCCATGACCTCACCTAGCTTGGGTTCAAGGAAACCTGTTCGACCACCTCCAGCCCGTACCCCTCGAGACCGACCAGACGCTTGGGGTTATCCGTCATGAGGCGGATCCGCTTCAACCCCAGAGACAGAAGAACCTGCGCCCCCAGGCCGAAATCGCGCAGCTCCGGGGGATGAGACTCCGCGGAACCACCGAGCGCCGCCGCGCCGCGCGCGATTCGCTCCACCTGCGCGACGAGATCCACCCGCCCCGGTACGACGTAGACGAAGACCCCCGCCCCCGCCTCTTCGATCTGGCGCAGCGCGCGCAGGTTCTTGCTCCCGCTGCCGCTCGCGCTCACCCCGAAGACATCCGCGGGGACCACCGCCCGGTGCATGCGCACGAGCGCCGGCGTCCCAGAGTCGACGGGCCCGCAAACCAGCGCGAGGTACTGAGCGTCGCTCACCTCGGTGCGATAGGCGATCAGCCGAAAGGGCCGCGTCAGTCCGGGCGGCACCACCTCGGCGCTCACTGCTTCGTGAATCAGGCGTTCGCGCTGAAGACGGTACTCGATGAGCTGCGCAATGGTGAGGATCCCGAGGCCGTGCTCCTGCGCGAACCTCTCGAGGTCCGGGCGTCTGGCCATCGTTCCATCGTCGTTCATGATCTCGCAGATCACGCCCGCCGGCTCGAGCCCCGCGAGTCGCGCCAGGTCCACGGAGCCCTCGGTTTGACCGGTGCGCACAAGAACGCCGCCCTCCATGGCGCAGATCGGGAAGACGTGCCCGGGCGACACGATGCTGTGGGGGCCCGCGTCCGAGGCCACCGCGGCGTGAATCGTCGTCGCGCGGTCGGCTGCCGAGATGCCCGTCGTCACGCCGTCCCGGGCCTCGATGCTGACGTGGAAGTTCGTTCCGAAACGCGACTCGTTGCGCTCGCTCATCTTCGGGAGCCCGAGCCGACGGACACGCTCCCGCGTCAGCGTCAGGCAGATGAGGCCCCGCCCGTGCCGGGCCATGAAGTTGATGTCCTCCGCGCGCGCCTTGGTGGCCGCCATGCAGAGGTCTCCCTCGTTCTCCCGATCCTCGTCATCGACGAGCACGATCTGCCGTCCGGCACGGATCTGCTCGAGAGCCATCTCGACAGTGAGCTTCGTCATTTCACGTACCCTTGCTCGCGGAGCCACGCCTCGGTGAGACGGCCGCCCTCCGGACGGCTCCACGCTCCCAGCAGGCGCTCGACGTACTTGGCCAGGAGGTCCACCTCGAGGTTCACGCGATCACCCGGAG is a window of Deltaproteobacteria bacterium DNA encoding:
- a CDS encoding rRNA pseudouridine synthase; the protein is MSEARLRLQHFLAQAGVASRRKAEELILAGRVAVNGKAVTELGTKVDPTADRVTVDRERVLPEAHAWIVLNKPRGVMCTTRDPEGRTTVMDLLGETGSRLYPVGRLDYLTEGALLVTNDGALAEALMHPRNRIPRVYHVKVHGLISVEALEQLRKGVPLETGETVASEVFILTTTGQHSWLEMTIRQGLNHQIHRMIEAVGTRVLKLIRVAFGPLTVEGLPPGRFRPLVQAEVDELRKAVGLKRETVRPPAASAERYRRRPQPQEGRAREGDRAATGLRRRDASRQRQPLPRSLTDEKKPPQERPARQTAARRAAPADAKRGAALPKAAERPRSKATAGPGGHKPRKPTGKAPRARRPPRRD
- the scpB gene encoding SMC-Scp complex subunit ScpB; protein product: MQLKSILEALIFAADKPISARQLKELTGAKPAEVSETLEHMVHEFQNSGIQLVELSGGYQFRTHPDCGTYVKRMLAGRPARLTRPMVETLAIVAYRQPITRPEIEEIRGVDCGGTMRVLMERNLVRVLGKKEEPGRPVLFGTTKHFLEFFNLKDLRELPTLKEFTELSEEHQAQFDDMYGGRSAEDKVSVPVSDEVGTAEPESLADGVPPDGGAEVAQAAEAFDAATPGDAFAATPGAEEQLSEHAVPECAPANDGTSEDPAFAGAQAAVDSAVSAVEELAAASTGEPAPLQPAPPPARPAWSEEEDDEALDALDRAIARAEEVLATSQPPRAAQTPAASGTGPDTSDPPAVD
- the xerD gene encoding site-specific tyrosine recombinase XerD; translated protein: MQLDEAVDLFLVHLKVERNLSPNTVSAYASDLAQFARFCQDRGLRELEAVDGQAVLDHLMRLSRARRAVRSQARGLVALRGFFKYLRREKHLSVDPTAVVDLPKVGRKLPEVLSLGDVERLLAAPDANQPLGLRDAAMLEVLYATGLRVSELCGLKLADLDLERGCLRTLGKGRKQRLVPLGEAAVLILRRYLVEVRPPLDRSQDGHVFLSRLGGPLTRQAFWKSIKAYALKADITQRITPHKLRHSFATHLLERGADLRAVQAMLGHADISTTQIYTHVSRAHLLQVYRRHHPRA
- the ribB gene encoding 3,4-dihydroxy-2-butanone-4-phosphate synthase, yielding MTKLTVEMALEQIRAGRQIVLVDDEDRENEGDLCMAATKARAEDINFMARHGRGLICLTLTRERVRRLGLPKMSERNESRFGTNFHVSIEARDGVTTGISAADRATTIHAAVASDAGPHSIVSPGHVFPICAMEGGVLVRTGQTEGSVDLARLAGLEPAGVICEIMNDDGTMARRPDLERFAQEHGLGILTIAQLIEYRLQRERLIHEAVSAEVVPPGLTRPFRLIAYRTEVSDAQYLALVCGPVDSGTPALVRMHRAVVPADVFGVSASGSGSKNLRALRQIEEAGAGVFVYVVPGRVDLVAQVERIARGAAALGGSAESHPPELRDFGLGAQVLLSLGLKRIRLMTDNPKRLVGLEGYGLEVVEQVSLNPS
- a CDS encoding segregation/condensation protein A; protein product: MSDHPEADEYQVELPEFEGPLDLLLHLVKRHELNIVEIPIAFITEKYLEYLDLMRQLNLDVAGEYLLMAATLAHLKSRELLPRQDDLAPEENEDPDAPDPKHELIRRLLEYQRYKDAAEQISNRPTLGRQVFPRGVAMEPVDPSELPLQEVGTFALIAALNEVLQRSQVKLSYDVVIDHISISDRINSIVDRLAVSTTVPFLQCFDLKAPGPQLRHEIVVTFLAILEMAKLRMVRILQNAQDGEILIARAGELRSVEAEVEKQYS
- a CDS encoding site-2 protease family protein; amino-acid sequence: MLNLSLERIREAVVFLIALILSIAVHEFGHALVADKLGDRTPRYQGRVTLNPLAHADLFGTIIFPLVGLLMQAPILFGWGKPVLVNPAAFTRKLRQKIGHLLVAAAGPAMNVVLALLVTLIYFVVLATGIVKPFGELARGIEHVIGLNWVLVFFNLIPCPPLDGGAVLAGLLPDRYNHVNEFLRQYGFIILIGLLVTGLTSIFVRPALYLTTASIRLVYSLLA
- the nusB gene encoding transcription antitermination factor NusB — translated: MGSRRAGRAAALKILYQLDTVDDFSRAEAGVRDFFEHLDPEAEQDVRDFAGELCLGVRDRLRELDRAIEAASQNWRLARMSRIDRNILRIAAYEIMACPEVPAEVAIDEAIELGKAFGSTESAGFVNGVLDRLRRDHRAQGGQSK
- a CDS encoding 6,7-dimethyl-8-ribityllumazine synthase; its protein translation is MAREVEGHLSATGLRFALVVSRFNAFITDRLLEGALDAVRRHGGDAEAASVFRTPGAYEIPLAAQRAAESGQFDAVICLGAVIRGATPHFEYIASEVTKGMAQVQLQTGVPVAYGVLTPDTLEQAIERAGTKAGNKGFEAAVAAIEMANLLKQMPARAGGTR